One window of the Archangium primigenium genome contains the following:
- a CDS encoding DivIVA domain-containing protein, protein MKITPLDIRQKRFEAALRGYAKGEVDAFLELLSSEFEEVVKENIGLKEELKRTQLKLEQHVERERTLQETMVTAQRISEDMKVAAKKEAEIILADAEHQAEKIVHGAHQRLVQVVEDINELKRQRTQFESQVKSVVDAHQKLLETFSGRTFADKDYARVEDNVAYLTQKKAQNAE, encoded by the coding sequence ATGAAGATCACCCCTCTCGACATCCGCCAGAAGCGCTTCGAGGCGGCCCTGCGGGGCTACGCCAAGGGTGAGGTGGATGCCTTCCTCGAGCTGCTGTCCAGCGAGTTCGAGGAAGTGGTCAAGGAGAACATCGGCCTCAAGGAGGAGCTCAAGCGCACCCAGCTCAAGCTGGAGCAGCACGTGGAGCGCGAGCGCACCCTCCAGGAGACCATGGTCACCGCGCAGCGCATCAGCGAGGACATGAAGGTCGCCGCCAAGAAGGAGGCGGAGATCATCCTCGCGGACGCGGAGCATCAGGCGGAGAAGATCGTCCACGGCGCGCACCAGCGGCTGGTGCAGGTGGTGGAGGACATCAACGAGCTCAAGCGCCAGCGCACCCAGTTCGAGTCGCAGGTGAAGTCCGTGGTGGACGCGCACCAGAAGCTGCTGGAGACGTTCAGCGGGCGCACCTTCGCGGACAAGGACTACGCGCGCGTGGAGGACAACGTGGCGTACCTCACCCAGAAGAAGGCGCAGAACGCCGAGTAG
- the proC gene encoding pyrroline-5-carboxylate reductase, which yields MLERTIAFLGAGNMAEALIKGLLRAGTARPESILATARRPERLDALRSTYGVRTTLDNLTAVREADVVVLAVKPQALDKVLVQVAPAAGPEKLFVSVAAGVPISALERRLGGGSRIIRTMPNTPSLVGAGACALSPGEHASEEDLAVASRIFQSVGTTTVVDENLLDAVTGLSGSGPAYIFLIIEALSDAGVKVGLPRYTALKLAAQTVLGSAQLLIETSAHPGQLKDQVTSPGGTAIAGLHTLEAGGLRTTLINAVEAATRRARELGEQFLEKS from the coding sequence ATGCTTGAACGGACCATCGCCTTCCTCGGCGCCGGCAACATGGCCGAGGCGCTCATCAAGGGCCTGTTGCGCGCGGGCACCGCCCGGCCCGAGTCGATCCTCGCCACGGCCCGCCGCCCGGAGCGCCTGGACGCGCTGCGGAGCACCTACGGGGTGCGCACCACCCTGGACAACCTCACCGCGGTGCGCGAGGCGGACGTGGTGGTGCTCGCCGTCAAGCCGCAGGCGCTGGACAAGGTGCTCGTGCAGGTGGCGCCCGCCGCGGGGCCCGAGAAGCTCTTCGTCTCGGTGGCCGCGGGCGTGCCCATCTCCGCCCTGGAGCGGCGGCTGGGCGGGGGCTCGCGCATCATCCGCACCATGCCCAACACGCCCTCGCTCGTGGGCGCGGGGGCCTGTGCCCTGTCGCCCGGGGAGCACGCGAGCGAGGAGGACCTGGCGGTGGCCAGCCGCATCTTCCAGTCCGTGGGCACCACCACCGTGGTGGACGAGAACCTGCTGGACGCCGTGACGGGCCTGTCCGGCAGCGGCCCCGCCTACATCTTCCTCATCATCGAGGCCCTGTCGGACGCGGGCGTGAAGGTGGGCCTGCCGCGCTACACCGCGCTCAAGCTGGCCGCCCAGACGGTGCTGGGCAGCGCGCAGCTGCTCATCGAGACGAGCGCCCACCCCGGCCAGCTCAAGGATCAGGTGACGAGCCCCGGGGGCACGGCGATCGCCGGGCTGCACACCCTGGAGGCGGGCGGGCTGCGCACCACGCTCATCAACGCCGTGGAGGCGGCCACCCGGCGAGCAAGGGAGTTGGGGGAGCAGTTCCTGGAGAAGTCCTAG
- a CDS encoding J domain-containing protein has protein sequence MSAAVATSWNWRTLENVEVECTHCGVRMTSQAGPRIKYFRCDSCRRWVSSTYTEVFRADAKMRTHPVKDTSAADERFLAAKGKLDAWMAALEEQDPHQVLGVSPRDSLEVVRTRFRELALERHPDRGGSEAQMRELNLAYEKILRHRERAEVRQPVRPPVRAAVLPARGR, from the coding sequence ATGAGCGCGGCGGTTGCGACGAGCTGGAACTGGCGGACCCTGGAGAACGTCGAGGTCGAGTGCACCCACTGTGGCGTGCGGATGACCAGTCAAGCGGGGCCTCGCATCAAGTACTTCCGCTGCGATTCGTGCCGACGCTGGGTGTCCAGCACCTACACCGAGGTCTTCCGGGCGGACGCGAAGATGCGCACCCACCCGGTGAAGGACACGAGCGCCGCGGACGAGCGCTTCCTGGCCGCCAAGGGCAAGCTGGACGCGTGGATGGCGGCCCTGGAGGAGCAGGATCCGCACCAGGTGCTGGGCGTGTCCCCGAGGGATTCGCTGGAGGTGGTGCGCACGCGCTTCCGCGAACTGGCGCTCGAGCGGCACCCGGACCGGGGCGGTTCGGAGGCGCAGATGCGCGAGCTGAACCTGGCCTACGAGAAGATCCTCCGCCACCGCGAGCGCGCCGAGGTGCGCCAGCCGGTGCGCCCGCCCGTACGGGCCGCGGTGCTGCCCGCGCGCGGCCGGTAG
- a CDS encoding type IV pilus modification PilV family protein has translation MARRTAPRGLTLVEVMVAMVIIAVATLALVSANTIAARYSSRSYRHYVAMRLAQQRLEVLVMGDQKQKLRTAAAAAAPVVDGAPPDCQESGKPAVLCTDPSLMGWVDIYGRPCRRTGTPEQGYHPTCQYRRYVRYTQEVSSSSDIGDTWRVTVAVSHATDGVCGNFLEGNSQCVVTSAVLTR, from the coding sequence ATGGCCAGGCGGACTGCTCCCCGGGGTTTGACGCTCGTCGAGGTGATGGTGGCCATGGTGATCATCGCCGTGGCCACCCTGGCCCTGGTGTCCGCCAACACCATCGCCGCCCGCTACTCCAGCCGCTCCTATCGCCACTACGTGGCGATGCGGCTGGCGCAGCAGCGGCTGGAGGTCCTGGTGATGGGCGACCAGAAGCAGAAGCTGCGCACGGCCGCCGCCGCCGCGGCGCCCGTGGTGGATGGTGCACCGCCGGACTGCCAGGAGAGCGGCAAGCCGGCGGTGCTGTGCACGGATCCGAGCCTGATGGGGTGGGTGGACATCTATGGTCGCCCCTGCCGCCGCACGGGCACGCCCGAGCAGGGCTACCACCCCACCTGCCAGTACCGCCGCTACGTGCGCTACACGCAGGAGGTGAGTAGCAGCTCCGACATCGGAGACACGTGGCGCGTCACCGTCGCGGTCAGCCACGCGACGGATGGCGTGTGTGGCAACTTCCTGGAAGGTAATTCCCAATGCGTCGTCACCAGCGCCGTCCTGACCCGCTAA